A part of Tigriopus californicus strain San Diego chromosome 10, Tcal_SD_v2.1, whole genome shotgun sequence genomic DNA contains:
- the LOC131889115 gene encoding torsin-1B-like produces MASRFVHLFSVTRHFPDPKKVDLYKSQLQEWIRGNVTGCHQNLFIFDEIDKMPEGLIDSLKPFMDYYKSLDKIDYRRSIFLFLSNTGGKAITHKTYQLWKAGRKRTDFKYSDFEELISGGAFNDEGGFHHSGLITSSLIDYYIPFLPLEKLHVQKCAEVEALKRGRVLTGQMMARVIGSVRFWPEGESLYSENGCKQIYARVVEVLR; encoded by the exons ATGGCCAGCCGATTCGTCCACCTGTTCTCGGTAACGCGGCATTTCCCCGACCCCAAAAAAGTGGATCTTTACAAG AGCCAGCTGCAGGAATGGATTCGGGGAAATGTGACTGGGTGTCATCAAAACCTCTtcatttttgatgagattgataAGATGCCCGAAGGATTGATAGACTCTCTCAAGCCGTTCATGGATTATTACAAATCCTTGGATAAAATTGACTATCGAAG GTCgattttcttgtttctttccaaCACGGGAGGAAAAGCCATCACTCACAAGACCTATCAACTTTGGAAGGCAGGCAGGAAACGGACTGACTTTAAGTATTCGGATTTTGAGGAGTTAATCAGCGGAGGCGCCTTCAACGACGAGGGTGGTTTTCATCATAGTGGCTTGATCACCAGCAGCCTTATCGACTACTACATTCCGTTCCTACCCTTGGAAAAGTTGCATGTCCAAAAGTGTGCCGAAGTTGAGGCTCTAAAACGAGGCCGAGTTCTGACTGGCCAGATGATGGCGCGAGTGATTGGGTCGGTCAGATTCTGGCCAGAAGGGGAAAGCCTTTACTCCGAAAATGGTTGCAAACAAATCTACGCACGTGTGGTCGAAGTTTTAAGATAA
- the LOC131889114 gene encoding HIG1 domain family member 2A, mitochondrial-like, which translates to MSSGVKKLYEPKEDKPLDEETFDWVQLRRELNSDKDGVQFMETPKEKLIRKMKENPFVPIGVGMTTFFLTAGLVSFLRRNSSQSQMMMRGRVAAQAFTICALVGGAMTSFKNKVSR; encoded by the exons ATGTCTTCGGGTGTGAAGAAGCTGTACGAGCCCAAGGAAGACAAACCTTTGGACGAAGAGACCTTCGATTGGGTTCAGCTCCGCAGGGAACTCAACAGCGACAAAGATGGTGTGCAGTTCATGGAGACACCCAAGGAGAAGCTCATCCGGAAGATGAAAGAGAACCCGTTCGTGCCCATTG GGGTGGGCATGACCACATTCTTCTTGACGGCGGGCTTGGTTTCGTTCTTAAGGCGAAACTCCAGTCAATCTCAGATGATGATGCGAGGCCGAGTGGCGGCTCAAGCCTTCACTATTTGTGCCCTGGTGGGCGGAGCCATGACCAGCTTCAAGAACAAAGTCTCGCGTTAA
- the LOC131889448 gene encoding uncharacterized protein LOC131889448, whose translation MSVVLRFKPQLRHVPQLSGGLVRFLASKGGLPQVTEFSQFEQMRKNKEAFIIDVREPEELTEHGSIPGTVNIPLGDLQEFFALGDKEFHSRTGFPKPKSEYPIVTFCRIGQRSATAQQLLQDKLGFDNVSNYLGSFTEWNKKATK comes from the coding sequence ATGTCGGTGGTGCTACGTTTTAAGCCTCAACTCCGACATGTGCCACAATTGAGTGGTGGCTTGGTCCGCTTTCTGGCCTCAAAAGGGGGATTGCCGCAAGTGACGGAATTTTCCCAGTTTGAGCAAATGAGAAAGAACAAAGAAGCCTTCATTATCGATGTCAGAGAACCCGAAGAGTTGACGGAGCATGGTTCGATTCCGGGCACTGTAAATATTCCTTTGGGCGATTTGCAAGAGTTCTTTGCTCTGGGGGATAAGGAGTTTCACTCACGAACGGGCTTCCCCAAGCCGAAGTCGGAGTATCCAATCGTCACGTTTTGTAGGATTGGTCAACGATCAGCAACGGCCCAACAACTTTTGCAAGATAAGCTGGGTTTCGACAATGTGTCTAACTATTTGGGAAGTTTTACtgaatggaacaagaaggCAACCAAGTGA
- the LOC131889108 gene encoding ATP synthase subunit O, mitochondrial-like, with protein sequence MASRHLGSQLVRSFATSSASASAAMVKPPITVFGTEGRYAMALFSAASKNKALDAVEKDMDTFRAQLKKDTRLNEFLFDPSVQKSLKAKGLAGACDKLKMNELSKNLFLTMAENGRYSYFGAVATAFKTIMSAHRGEITCEVTTAKPLDAAMTKEVETAIAGFVKAGQKSQINYKVDPSIIGGMVVAIGDRFVDMSMASKLKRYEEIIKSAA encoded by the exons ATGGCCAGCAG ACATTTGGGCTCGCAATTGGTGCGCTCGTTCGCCACCAGCTCGGCCTCAGCCTCGGCGGCGATGGTCAAACCGCCCATCACCGTGTTCGGCACAGAGGGTCGCTACGCCATGGCCTTGTTCTCGGCCGCCTCTAAGAACAAGGCTTTGGATGCGGTGGAGAAGGATATGGACACGTTCCGGGCTCAACTCAAGAAGGACACGCGTTTGAACGAGTTCCTCTTCGATCCCTCGGTTCAAAAGAGTTTGAAGGCCAAAGGTCTGGCCGGAGCTTGTGACAAGCTCAAGATGAATGAGCTCTCCAAGAACTTGTTCTTGACCATGGCTGAGAACGGCCGTTACAGCTACTTTGGGGCGGTGGCCACGGCCTTCAAGACCATCATGTCGGCTCACCGAGGCGAGATCACCTGTGAGGTCACCACGGCCAAG CCATTAGATGCCGCCATGACCAAGGAAGTCGAAACCGCTATTGCCGGATTTGTCAAGGCCGGACAAAAGAGCCAGATCAACTACAAAGTGGATCCTTCCATCATCGGAGGAATGGTGGTGGCAATTGGTGACCGCTTTGTGGACATGTCCATGGCCTCAAAGTTGAAGCGCTATGAGGAGATCATCAAGTCGGCCGCCTAA
- the LOC131889084 gene encoding leucine-rich PPR motif-containing protein, mitochondrial-like (The sequence of the model RefSeq protein was modified relative to this genomic sequence to represent the inferred CDS: added 106 bases not found in genome assembly) has translation MLRGPSHRLAGQWIRRQTAPAGPSTPPFRALSTMRASGLSSVPLVLGPSSRGLSETRSLLRLGPSSSGWSWSPGPLTYSTTSLDVPSLSADSPSRVIINREVEPTRAEGLCELERLIHGMSINIQRSGRVLPIDFTLALHSMKRLESCTANQALTLLRACGQLMPDERPEDRVQLTLGLWELLETLKVPLDTSHYNALLKSHMENEHKVAPMEFVTWMEGQGAEPNRVTYQQLIACFCEHGQVNEALSILELMKTKQFPINEEVFVALIKGHCKSGDFVSAQSTIQIMSQSGLDLGSQGKLAYLVGMVEAGQPWSEVKAYWDSADGTQCEDVANFDDHDVFQIVIALVKQNEIQGAQEALQRLPRKSGFFQEVRNVVPRLVNLGQADMAFELFTSFKLPPKAIPNNQAAASRDHGMFLIRALVKQECPIPKLKEILQVMSNDINDECCARVLEVCVDLNKIEYGQSARDMIVEEFGNEALSAKHFALFTRRMVERMETKDDVMHFLSKLGKLGIALDMSTVSNQLLKKILQSGRVSETIEELRQVLQNRYGYTWLCNSALQYLLNQHTENNLARAAEFMVFRCPKGISPILWNASLARAYLTTDNLHHFVAIYSQCFVMNILSFHAAKDEMAAPRQLMNLQMTLIHLHSLAPRFSPDSPPDEVLGKVLDKLLENHLGLFGEGADQLKNNVSDPVVLKKVETLIEMGEDAEYWTPERVADMQRKNRSLFSQSAKRSPTDKSYLHNQKVRIEQLESEVSKSVDSGDPKTSAMFALCTKYNELLMPDKTVKLCQEHITDFKPNSSLVRNTILTCLQKSQVSQAAEFVLFLNENDVKVYKTSILDVIKELIKTGKDQALILNLVRILPNHMYELSTPYYLKLIDCLQAYNPVEQCDQIDEFVNAALESKEHDKLKLGSLIHQNKLPEAVELFEKVVAEERKVVLKRLLIRKLVEEESLELLQRVVDASIKIIGEENSIYDLAMDFLVMGKYSQARKLLESPGLRYNSRKAQYICIQFVNDQNSEAMEKFVLLTRDLFACDRNYLYDKLLDVMSCQPKKINDVWLMMQEEGHVPTIAFKIKMASLLKKHGEPVPFEEPQPRQTTPSMAQTLSKEDLSSSSSSSSSDEEEEEEEQEDTRKTAEKTTKI, from the coding sequence CCTCCGGTCTGAGTTCGGTGCCCCTGGTCTTAGGCCCGTCGAGTCGTGGGTTGAGCGAGACACGCTCGCTTTTGCGGCTAGGCCCGTCATCGAGTGGCTGGAGCTGGAGTCCGGGCCCACTAACCTACAGTACGACCTCACTGGACGTACCCAGCCTGTCGGCTGACTCGCCCAGCCGTGTCATCATCAATCGGGAGGTGGAACCCACCCGGGCCGAAGGTCTGTGCGAGTTGGAGCGTCTCATTCACGGGATGAGTATCAATATTCAACGGAGCGGTCGGGTGTTGCCGATAGATTTCACACTGGCCTTGCACTCCATGAAGCGTCTCGAGTCTTGTACCGCCAATCAAGCGCTGACCTTGTTGCGGGCCTGCGGACAACTCATGCCGGATGAACGGCCCGAGGATCGGGTTCAATTAACATTGGGGTTGTGGGAGTTGCTGGAAACTTTGAAGGTCCCGTTGGATACGAGTCACTACAATGCTCTACTCAAGTCGCACATGGAGAACGAGCATAAAGTGGCACCCATGGAGTTTGTCACGTGGATGGAGGGTCAGGGTGCTGAGCCCAACCGCGTGACCTACCAACAGTTGATCGCTTGCTTTTGCGAGCACGGTCAGGTCAACGAGGCACTCAGTATTCTCGAGCTCATGAAGACCAAGCAGTTCCCCATCAATGAGGAGGTCTTCGTGGCCCTCATAAAAGGCCACTGTAAATCCGGCGACTTTGTCTCGGCTCAATCCACCATTCAGATCATGAGCCAGTCCGGTCTGGACTTGGGCTCCCAAGGCAAATTGGCGTATTTAGTGGGCATGGTGGAGGCGGGTCAGCCTTGGAGCGAGGTTAAGGCGTATTGGGACTCGGCGGATGGCACCCAATGCGAGGACGTGGCTAACTTTGACGATCACGacgtttttcaaattgtgataGCCTTAGTCAAACAAAACGAAATCCAAGGGGCCCAAGAGGCTCTCCAACGACTGCCACGAAAATCAGGATTCTTCCAAGAAGTCCGCAACGTCGTGCCCCGTTTAGTGAACTTGGGTCAGGCTGACATGGCCTTTGAGTTGTTCACGAGCTTCAAGTTGCCACCCAAGGCCATTCCTAACAACCAGGCGGCCGCTTCCCGTGACCACGGCATGTTTCTCATCCGAGCATTGGTCAAACAAGAGTGCCCCATCCCCAAGCTTAAAGAAATCCTACAGGTCATGTCTAATGACATCAACGACGAGTGTTGTGCACGTGTGCTTGAAGTTTGCGtggatttgaacaaaattgaatacGGGCAATCGGCTCGAGACATGATTGTGGAAGAGTTTGGTAACGAGGCTCTCAGTGCCAAGCACTTTGCCCTGTTCACACGTCGTATGGTTGAGCGCATGGAGACCAAGGACGATGTCATGCATTTCTTGTCCAAACTCGGGAAATTGGGCATTGCTTTAGACATGAGCACGGTATCCAACCAATTGTTGAAGAAAATCTTACAAAGCGGACGTGTGAGTGAGACGATTGAAGAGCTTCGCCAAGTTCTTCAGAACCGATATGGATACACATGGTTATGCAATAGTGCCCTACAATACCTCTTGAATCAACACACAGAAAACAATCTGGCACGTGCTGCCGAGTTTATGGTGTTCCGATGTCCCAAAGGCATCTCGCCTATTTTGTGGAACGCCTCGTTAGCCCGGGCCTACTTGACCACGGAtaatttgcatcattttgtgGCCATCTACTCTCAGTGCTTTGTAATGAATATCTTGAGTTTCCATGCCGCTAAAGATGAAATGGCTGCACCCAGGCAATTAATGAACCTGCAGATGACTTTGATTCATCTTCATAGCCTCGCCCCACGGTTCTCCCCGGATTCCCCACCTGACGAGGTATTGGGTAAAGTCTTGGATAAGTTGCTTGAAAATCATTTGGGTCTCTTCGGAGAAGGTGCTGACCAgttgaaaaataatgtttcCGATCCCGTTGTGTTGAAGAAGGTAGAAACCCTCATTGAAATGGGCGAGGATGCCGAATATTGGACTCCAGAGCGAGTGGCAGACATGCAAAGAAAAAATCGCAGTCTGTTTAGTCAAAGTGCCAAGCGAAGCCCCACGGATAAATCGTACCTACATAATCAGAAAGTCAGAATTGAACAACTGGAAAGTGAAGTTTCAAAATCCGTCGATTCTGGAGATCCTAAAACCTCCGCCATGTTTGCACTTTGCACCAAATATAACGAGTTATTGATGCCAGACAAAACCGTTAAATTATGTCAAGAGCACATCACCGACTTCAAGCCTAATAGCTCCTTGGTGAGGAACACCATTCTCACATGCTTGCAGAAGAGCCAAGTTTCTCAAGCAGCAGAGTTTGTCTTGtttctcaatgaaaatgacGTGAAGGTATACAAAACCAGCATTTTGGATGTGATCAAGGAACTCATCAAGACCGGCAAAGATcaagcacttattttgaatctCGTCCGCATTCTACCCAATCATATGTACGAACTCAGCACGCCCTATTACTTGAAACTGATCGACTGCCTTCAAGCGTACAATCCCGTGGAGCAATGTGACCAGATTGACGAATTCGTTAATGCCGCCCTCGAATCCAAAGAACACGACAAATTAAAACTAGGATCCCTCATTCATCAGAATAAACTTCCGGAAGCGGTGGAGCTCTTTGAGAAGGTCGTCGCGGAAGAGCGAAAAGTAGTCTTGAAACGGTTGCTCATTCGTAAGCTGGTCGAGGAGGAAAGCTTAGAACTGCTCCAGCGCGTGGTCGATGCCAGTATCAAAATCATTGGCGAAGAAAACTCCATCTATGACTTAGCCATGGACTTCCTCGTGATGGGTAAATACTCGCAAGCCAGGAAGCTCTTGGAATCCCCTGGGCTGCGTTATAATAGCAGAAAAGCTCAATACATCTGCATTCAATTTGTAAATGATCAGAACTCTGAAGCGATGGAGAAATTCGTTCTCTTGACACGTGACTTGTTTGCTTGCGATCGGAACTACTTGTACGACAAGTTGTTAGACGTCATGAGCTGTCAGCCCAAGAAAATCAACGATGTTTGGCTCATGATGCAAGAAGAAGGACATGTGCCGACGATTgcgttcaaaatcaaaatggcaagTTTGCTGAAAAAGCATGGCGAACCAGTGCCTTTTGAGGAACCCCAGCCCAGACAAACCACTCCTTCAATGGCGCAAACTCTTTCAAAAGAAGACCTGAGCAGTAGCTCCAGTAGCTCGAGTAgcgatgaagaggaggaggaggaggagcaagaAGACACTCGCAAAACGGCAGAGAAAACCACCAAGATCTAG
- the LOC131889092 gene encoding actin-binding protein IPP-like: MKDVNVPMSPTASSMPEDSRTLDYSQRLLANLSNLRENPALNLCDVEIVPGWTTSTPNSKQFYAHRIVLAAASPYFNAMFNCGLVEANRQQIAIQSMSDVTLESLLNFIYSGKISITRDNVQDIIVAGDMIELKEVVDLCTQYLVNELEPNNAVGIFRFATDHNCQRLREATEKFIFDHFVEVSKGEEFRDLPREMLVGFLSSEFLRVDSEYQVFVAALSWVESDLTARRRFIFDVLKFIRLPLVPSKLLESYLSECPDISLRVALTSVKKDIALKRGTLVTLNAQPRKHAKKNVYIIGGSQREFGSAWTRKEQTYHSVEVFDTFRGAWHDVASMRVGRILPGIAVMNGLIYVCGGEVDSKILANGEVYDPNEDTWTEMASMTIPRCEFGMCSMNGFLYAFGGWVGEDIGGGIERYDPTSDHWSLIAKMQEARFSMGIVPYHGLIYLVGGCTHSRRHMQELVSFNPNTGEWSVHASMIVSRSQMGCVVLDDHLYVLGGTNRHNEVLKSVERYSFKEDAWSMVPCMGQARASPAVASADGKIYVFGGDQINEVNFYRARTTISSSECYDPLTNQWTDSMDLPMSRSEAGAVVI; this comes from the exons atgaaag ATGTCAACGTTCCCATGTCTCCGACCGCATCGTCGATGCCCGAAGACTCGCGAACCTTGGATTACTCACAGAGGctcttggccaatttgagcaATCTTCGAGAGAACCCGGCTCTCAACCTCTGTGATGTGGAAATCGTGCCTGGCTGGACCACCTCCACGCCCAATTCAAAGCAATTCTATGCTCATCGTATTGTTCTGGCCGCGGCCAGTCCCTACTTCAATGCCATGTTCAATTGTGGCTTGGTGGAGGCCAACCGTCAACAGATTGCCATCCAATCCATGAGTGATGTCACGTTGGAGAGTCTCCTTAACTTCATCTATAGTGGCAAGATTTCCATCACCCGTGACAATGTCCAAGACATCATCGTGGCCGGGGATATGATCGAGCTCAAGGAAGTGGTCGATCTGTGCACGCAATATTTAGTCAATGAACTGGAGCCCAACAATGCCGTGGGCATCTTTCGATTCGCCACGGACCATAATTGTCAGAGATTAAGAGAGGCCACggagaaattcatttttgaccactttgtCGAGGTGAGCAAGGGCGAAGAGTTTCGAGATCTCCCTCGTGAAATGCTCGTGGGCTTCTTGTCCAGTGAGTTCCTTCGCGTCGACTCCGAGTATCAGGTGTTCGTGGCAGCTTTGTCTTGGGTCGAGTCCGACCTCACAGCCCGGAGGCGTTTCATCTTCGATGTGCTCAAATTCATTCGTCTCCCTTTGGTGCCTTCCAAACTCTTGGAATCATATCTCTCCGAGTGTCCCGATATTTCACTCCGGGTGGCCTTGACCAGCGTCAAGAAGGACATTGCCCTAAAGCGAGGAACTCTCGTCACCTTGAATGCTCAGCCCCGAAAACATGCCAAG AAAAATGTCTACATAATCGGAGGCTCTCAAAGAGAGTTCGGAAGTGCCTGGACCCGGAAAGAGCAAACATATCATTCGGTGGAAGTGTTTGATACCTTTCGGGGCGCTTGGCATGACGTGGCTTCCATGCGAGTGGGTCGAATACTCCCGGGGATTGCCGTCATGAACGGACTCATCTATGTGTGTGGCGGGGAAGTGGACTCCAAGATTTTGGCCAATGGAGAGGTGTACGACCCCAATGAGGACACTTGGACGGAGATGGCCTCCATGACCATTCCGCGTTGTGAATTCGGCATGTGCTCCATGAACGGTTTCCTCTACGCTTTTGGAGGTTGGGTGGGCGAGGATATTGGTGGGGGCATCGAACGGTACGACCCGACCTCCGACCATTGGAGCTTAATCGCCAAGATGCAAGAGGCTCGCTTCTCCATGGGAATTGTACCCTATCATGGACTCATTTATCTGGTGGGAGGGTGCACTCACTCGAGGCGACACATGCAAGAACTGGTGTCCTTCAATCCCAACACAGGCGAGTGGTCTGTGCACGCCAGTATGATAGTGTCCCGGTCTCAAATGGGATGTGTCGTCTTGGATGATCATTTGTACGTATTAGGAGGCACGAACCGTCACAATGAGGTCCTCAAGTCAGTTGAACGATACTCTTTCAAAGAAGACGCATGGTCCATGGTGCCTTGCATGGGTCAAGCGCGAGCGAGTCCGGCGGTGGCGTCAGCCGATGGCAAGATCTACGTCTTTGGTGGAGATCAGATCAATGAAGTGAATTTCTATCGAGCTCGAACGACTATTTCCAGCTCGGAGTGCTATGACCCGTTGACCAATCAGTGGACAGACAGTATGGATTTGCCCATGAGTCGCTCAGAGGCCGGAGCAGTGGTGATTTGA